One Fusarium oxysporum f. sp. lycopersici 4287 chromosome 8, whole genome shotgun sequence genomic region harbors:
- a CDS encoding transcription initiation factor TFIIH subunit 4, translating to MSVSPAPSLQLAEYLEKLPGTTFRKLYQQPSTAFAIFRRMLPHLAKTFVMRILYSPKPILLSDLDDWVKPSHKRQKDQALSILRVLHIVSITAPSKERPQEMQLTTNFKLSLRLALSGGGTHNSFGVPSTLQIPPEIDIAFLDRYARKKWEDILHFVVSSVGYKSAGESSGPNKSVKELLVAGRLVDRKASGSVGITQAGFTFLLQEANAQVWTLLLLWLEAMEVNKMAGLEATDMLSFLFVLASMELGRAYDTNALTEQRKNMLPSLVDFGLIYIPNHKRSMFFPTRLATTLTSSSNSLRSISDGVAAATAAALQPGQSGAPGGSVTAANTEQRGSVIIETNYRIYAYTQSTLQIAVLALFTKLAMRFPDMVAGRISRQSIRQAIQFGITAEQIISYLSAHAHDQMHRTAALNNKPVLPPTVVDQIRLWQLENERMKTTSGFLFKSFEDDREYKDIARFAEEVGVLVWKNDARQMFFASKHEQIRDYMKIRKKTE from the coding sequence CAAAGACGTTTGTCATGCGCATTCTCTACTCTCCTAAGCCCATACTCCTCAGCGATCTGGATGACTGGGTAAAGCCAAGCCATAAGCGGCAGAAAGACCAGGCGTTATCGATCCTGCGCGTTCTGCACATCGTTTCGATCACGGCGCCTTCGAAGGAACGACCGCAGGAAATGCAACTTACTACGAACTTTAAACTATCCCTTCGACTCGCGCTATCAGGCGGTGGTACACACAACTCCTTCGGTGTGCCGTCAACGCTCCAAATCCCCCCCGAAATCGACATCGCCTTCCTCGATCGCTACGCCCGAAAGAAATGGGAAGACATTCTGCACTTCGTCGTATCTAGTGTTGGCTACAAGAGCGCCGGCGAGTCTTCTGGACCGAATAAGAGCGTGAAAGAACTCCTCGTCGCGGGCCGTCTCGTCGATCGTAAAGCAAGCGGCAGCGTTGGTATCACACAAGCTGGTTTTACCTTTTTGCTGCAAGAAGCCAATGCGCAAGTATGGACGCTGCTGTTGCTTTGGCTGGAGGCTATGGAGGTGAATAAGATGGCTGGGCTGGAGGCTACAGATATGCTCTCGTTCCTCTTCGTACTCGCCAGCATGGAACTTGGTCGCGCGTACGACACGAATGCGCTGACAGAACAGCGTAAGAACATGTTACCCTCGCTTGTCGACTTTGGGTTGATTTACATCCCTAACCACAAACGATCCATGTTCTTCCCGACTCGTCTGGCTACAACCCTCACCTCGAGCAGCAATAGTCTTCGCAGCATCAGTGATGGCGTTGCAGCCGCTACGGCAGCTGCTCTTCAACCAGGCCAATCCGGCGCACCAGGCGGAAGCGTGACCGCCGCTAATACTGAGCAGCGCGGCAGTGTGATTATCGAGACCAACTACCGTATCTACGCCTACACTCAGTCAACACTTCAAATCGCCGTCCTGGCCCTCTTCACCAAACTCGCAATGCGCTTCCCCGACATGGTCGCCGGCCGAATTTCCCGCCAGTCCATCCGACAAGCCATTCAATTCGGCATCACCGCCGAGCAGATCATCTCCTACCTTTCCGCGCACGCACACGATCAAATGCACCGCACCGCGGCTCTCAACAATAAACCCGTTCTTCCCCCCACGGTAGTTGATCAAATTCGTCTGTGGCAGCTCGAAAACGAACGCATGAAGACAACGAGCGGATTCTTATTCAAGTCATTCGAGGATGATAGGGAATACAAAGATATTGCAAGATTTGCTGAGGAGGTGGGTGTTTTGGTGTGGAAGAATGATGCAAGACAGATGTTCTTTGCGAGCAAGCATGAACAGATTAGAGACTATATGAAGATTCGCAAGAAGACGGAATGA
- a CDS encoding hydrolase-the HAD superfamily protein — protein sequence MRYIYPELNSRNNTFATPRNITAMSSTTEKDGDQLRGILQTKTWFGFDLDDTLHEFRKASRAATTNVLTRIANENPSTTLQDLQTQYGIILKKGTADAFTDGKTSHDYRRARFAATLSHFGLSHDSVDELLEDYERVLVDNLTLKPGTISLLEAIKASGKKIAVITEGPQDAQQRAVRDLGVDKYIDFLATTNFFGMAKIDGLFGKVLDHLKIRPQDIVYIGDSQERDIEPASKEGILAIHLHEAQTAPLVVQPPSINSLEVLAKLI from the coding sequence ATGCGTTATATATATCCTGAACTCAATTCTCGCAATAACACATTCGCAACACCGCGAAACATCACTGCAATGTCTTCTACCACCGAGAAGGATGGAGATCAGCTACGCGGTATCCTACAGACCAAAACCTGGTTCGGGTTCGATCTAGATGATACTCTACATGAATTCCGCAAGGCCAGCCGTGCAGCAACCACGAATGTTCTCACCCGCATTGCCAACGAAAATCCATCAACAACGCTCCAAGACCTTCAAACTCAATACGGAATCATTCTCAAGAAAGGAACCGCCGATGCATTCACTGACGGAAAGACCTCACATGACTACCGTCGCGCTCGCTTCGCTGCCACACTGAGCCATTTTGGATTGAGTCACGATAGTGTCGATGAACTTCTAGAGGACTACGAGCGTGTTCTTGTGGATAACTTGACACTCAAACCAGGGaccatttctcttcttgaagcaaTCAAGGCGTCCGGAAAAAAGATTGCTGTTATCACGGAAGGGCCGCAGGACGCACAGCAGCGAGCAGTAAGAGATTTAGGCGTTGACAAGTACATCGACTTTCTAGCGACTACAAACTTCTTCGGTATGGCCAAGATCGATGGACTTTTCGGCAAGGTACTTGATCATCTGAAGATCAGACCGCAAGATATCGTGTACATCGGCGACTCGCAGGAGCGCGATATCGAGCCTGCTTCCAAAGAGGGGATACTCGCCATTCACTTACACGAAGCTCAAACAGCGCCACTTGTAGTACAACCTCCCAGCATCAACTCACTCGAGGTACTAGCCAAGCTCATCTAA
- a CDS encoding transcription initiation factor TFIIH subunit 4 yields the protein MRILYSPKPILLSDLDDWVKPSHKRQKDQALSILRVLHIVSITAPSKERPQEMQLTTNFKLSLRLALSGGGTHNSFGVPSTLQIPPEIDIAFLDRYARKKWEDILHFVVSSVGYKSAGESSGPNKSVKELLVAGRLVDRKASGSVGITQAGFTFLLQEANAQVWTLLLLWLEAMEVNKMAGLEATDMLSFLFVLASMELGRAYDTNALTEQRKNMLPSLVDFGLIYIPNHKRSMFFPTRLATTLTSSSNSLRSISDGVAAATAAALQPGQSGAPGGSVTAANTEQRGSVIIETNYRIYAYTQSTLQIAVLALFTKLAMRFPDMVAGRISRQSIRQAIQFGITAEQIISYLSAHAHDQMHRTAALNNKPVLPPTVVDQIRLWQLENERMKTTSGFLFKSFEDDREYKDIARFAEEVGVLVWKNDARQMFFASKHEQIRDYMKIRKKTE from the coding sequence ATGCGCATTCTCTACTCTCCTAAGCCCATACTCCTCAGCGATCTGGATGACTGGGTAAAGCCAAGCCATAAGCGGCAGAAAGACCAGGCGTTATCGATCCTGCGCGTTCTGCACATCGTTTCGATCACGGCGCCTTCGAAGGAACGACCGCAGGAAATGCAACTTACTACGAACTTTAAACTATCCCTTCGACTCGCGCTATCAGGCGGTGGTACACACAACTCCTTCGGTGTGCCGTCAACGCTCCAAATCCCCCCCGAAATCGACATCGCCTTCCTCGATCGCTACGCCCGAAAGAAATGGGAAGACATTCTGCACTTCGTCGTATCTAGTGTTGGCTACAAGAGCGCCGGCGAGTCTTCTGGACCGAATAAGAGCGTGAAAGAACTCCTCGTCGCGGGCCGTCTCGTCGATCGTAAAGCAAGCGGCAGCGTTGGTATCACACAAGCTGGTTTTACCTTTTTGCTGCAAGAAGCCAATGCGCAAGTATGGACGCTGCTGTTGCTTTGGCTGGAGGCTATGGAGGTGAATAAGATGGCTGGGCTGGAGGCTACAGATATGCTCTCGTTCCTCTTCGTACTCGCCAGCATGGAACTTGGTCGCGCGTACGACACGAATGCGCTGACAGAACAGCGTAAGAACATGTTACCCTCGCTTGTCGACTTTGGGTTGATTTACATCCCTAACCACAAACGATCCATGTTCTTCCCGACTCGTCTGGCTACAACCCTCACCTCGAGCAGCAATAGTCTTCGCAGCATCAGTGATGGCGTTGCAGCCGCTACGGCAGCTGCTCTTCAACCAGGCCAATCCGGCGCACCAGGCGGAAGCGTGACCGCCGCTAATACTGAGCAGCGCGGCAGTGTGATTATCGAGACCAACTACCGTATCTACGCCTACACTCAGTCAACACTTCAAATCGCCGTCCTGGCCCTCTTCACCAAACTCGCAATGCGCTTCCCCGACATGGTCGCCGGCCGAATTTCCCGCCAGTCCATCCGACAAGCCATTCAATTCGGCATCACCGCCGAGCAGATCATCTCCTACCTTTCCGCGCACGCACACGATCAAATGCACCGCACCGCGGCTCTCAACAATAAACCCGTTCTTCCCCCCACGGTAGTTGATCAAATTCGTCTGTGGCAGCTCGAAAACGAACGCATGAAGACAACGAGCGGATTCTTATTCAAGTCATTCGAGGATGATAGGGAATACAAAGATATTGCAAGATTTGCTGAGGAGGTGGGTGTTTTGGTGTGGAAGAATGATGCAAGACAGATGTTCTTTGCGAGCAAGCATGAACAGATTAGAGACTATATGAAGATTCGCAAGAAGACGGAATGA
- a CDS encoding hypothetical protein (At least one base has a quality score < 10), translating into MSYKSPRTPGSTPIHDYDSVYSRMSSATPTPSPRPTWADSTPRRPATRAAHSRFNSYSQASDFSPRPPKDSPRYNSIGQYSTADGATTAAIYDDYYTREQASAFQSPQPQPRPPTSFGHSRRSSTAVPPPRPQTVRPASSHRSKPASTPSTPKATDADARKHRIPAGYVKRAEETVGRVRTPDNRDLVEEFIEAGERLTEKLRSLLKACEAPMLKAAKRKQAGLGKNAGVEFVETLFGRDRELDKTEKFMQNVRLFNLRFDANCEEILRNPTK; encoded by the exons ATGAGTTATAAATCTCCACGAACTCCTGGATCGACGCCGATCCACGACTACGACAGCGTCTACTCGAGGATGTCGTCCGCAACTCCCACCCCTTCCCCGAGGCCGACCTGGGCCGACTCGACCCCCAGGCGGCCAGCGACGCGAGCGGCTCATTCGCGATTCAACAGCTATTCTCAGGCTAGCGACTTCAGCCCGCGTCCTCCTAAGGACTCGCCTCGCTACAACAGCATTGGGCAATATAGCACGGCAGAT GGTGCTACCACCGCCGCTATCTACGATGACTACTACACACGAGAGCAGGCCTCTGCTTTCCAGtcgcctcagcctcaacctcgacctcCTACCAGCTTCGGCCACAGCCGTCGATCCTCCACCGCGGTCCCCCCTCCCCGGCCACAGACTGTCCGTCCCGCTAGCTCACACCGCAGCAAGCCCGCCTCTACCCCTTCTACTCCCAAGGCTACTGATGCCGATGCTCGCAAGCACCGCATTCCTGCTGGATAC GTCAAGCGAGCTGAGGAGACAGTTGGTCGCGTCCGCACTCCTGACAACCGTGACCTTGTTGAGGAGTTCATTGAGGCCGGTGAGCGCCTCACTGAGAAGCTCCGATCCCTCCTCAAGGCTTGTGAAGCCCCCATgctcaaggctgccaagcGTAAGCAAGCTGGCCTTGGCAAGAATGCTGGTGTCGAATTTGTTGAGACCCTCTTTGGACGTGACCGAGAGCTCGACAAGACGGAGAAGTTTATGCAAAACGTGaggctcttcaaccttcGCTTTGACGCCAACTGTGAAGAAATTCTCCGGAACCCTACCAAATAA